Proteins encoded together in one Rhipicephalus sanguineus isolate Rsan-2018 chromosome 9, BIME_Rsan_1.4, whole genome shotgun sequence window:
- the LOC119404898 gene encoding 60S ribosomal protein L13: MAPKRNNMVPNGHFHKDWQRYVKTWFNQPMRKKRRHAHRVKRARTIAPRPVKGCLRPVVRCPGFKYNTKQRLGKGFSLEELKAAGIAKKVARTIGISVDYRRRNKSVESLQHNVQRLKEYRSKLILFPRKASKPAKGDATAEEQKLATQLRGVVMPLKKSVHREKPRVPTEEEKKYCAYVHLRQAKAKARLWGKRAKKAREAAESMEAQAPKKG, encoded by the coding sequence ATGGCTCCCAAGAGGAACAACATGGTGCCCAACGGCCACTTCCACAAGGACTGGCAGCGCTACGTGAAGACGTGGTTCAACCAGCCGATGCGCAAGAAACGCCGTCACGCACACCGCGTGAAACGTGCCCGAACCATCGCGCCGAGGCCCGTCAAAGGTTGCCTGCGACCCGTGGTCAGGTGTCCGGGCTTCAAGTACAACACGAAGCAGCGCCTGGGCAAAGGTTTCTCCCTGGAAGAGCTGAAGGCCGCGGGCATCGCCAAGAAGGTCGCACGGACCATCGGCATTTCCGTGGACTACAGGCGCCGCAACAAGAGCGTCGAAAGCCTGCAGCATAACGTTCAGCGTCTCAAGGAGTACCGCTCCAAGCTGATACTGTTCCCACGCAAGGCTTCCAAGCCGGCGAAGGGCGATGCGACGGCTGAGGAACAAAAGCTCGCCACTCAGCTGCGCGGAGTCGTCATGCCGCTCAAGAAGAGCGTCCACCGAGAAAAGCCCCGAGTTCCCACGGAAGAAGAGAAGAAGTACTGCGCCTACGTGCATCTGCGGCAGGCGAAGGCCAAGGCACGTCTTTGGGGCAAACGGGCGAAGAAGGCCCGCGAAGCGGCTGAGAGCATGGAGGCTCAGGCACCAAAGAAGGGCTAG